A genomic stretch from Setaria italica strain Yugu1 chromosome VII, Setaria_italica_v2.0, whole genome shotgun sequence includes:
- the LOC101758449 gene encoding cyclin-B2-1: protein MAGRMADENRRPAAGKPVPGVAREMGNRRALTDIKNLVGAAPYPCAVAKKPMLQKNGRDQKKPALATSRPMTRKFAASLASKGQPERQATTIDPGLGADRNKEPVSNGTIDIDLEQYEEVPDVDIDMDETDHKESVNEDESIMDIDSADSGNPLAATEYVEELYKFYRETEAKSCVKPDYMSSQQDINAKMRAILIDWLIEVHYKFELMDETLFLTVNIIDRFLEKQVVPRKKLQLVGVTAMLLACKYEEVSVPVVEDLVLISDRAYTKGQILEMEKLILNTLQFNMSVPTPYVFMRRFLKAADSDKQLELVSFFMLELCLVEYQMLKYRPSLLAAAAVYTAQCAINRCQHWRKVCESHSRYTGDQLLECSRMMVDFHQKAGAGKLTGVHRKYSTFKFGCAAKVEPALFLLESGDAPSPPPSGTI, encoded by the exons ATGGCGGGGAGGATGGCCGATGAGAaccggaggccggcggcggggaagccCGTGCCCGGCGTGGCCcgag AGATGGGGAACCGGCGGGCGCTCACGGACATCAAGAACCTCGTCGGGGCGGCACCCTACCCCTGCGCCGTCGCCAAGAAGCCCATGCTGCA GAAGAATGGAAGGGATCAGAAGAAGCCGGCGTTGGCAACCAGCCGGCCCATGACCAG GAAATTCGCCGCCTCCTTGGCGAGCAAAGGGCAACCTGAACGTCAGGCGACCACAATTGATCCAGGACTTGGAGCTGATCGCAACAAGGAACCTGTCAGCAATGGCACCATCGACATCGACCTGGAACAGTACGAGGAGGTCCCCGATGTTGACATTGACATG GATGAGACAGATCACAAGGAGAGTGTGAACGAAGATGAATCTATCATGGACATTGACAGTGCAGACTCGGGGAACCCGCTTGCAGCAACTGAATACGTTGAAGAACTGTACAAGTTTTACAGAGAAACTGAG GCAAAAAGTTGTGTAAAGCCTGATTACATGTCCAGCCAACAAGATATAAATGCAAAAATGAGAGCGATTCTCATTGATTGGCTCATTGAG GTGCATTACAAGTTCGAATTGATGGATGAGACACTGTTTCTTACAGTAAACATAATAGATAGATTTTTGGAAAAGCAAGTGGTTCCAAGGAAGAAGCTGCAGCTGGTGGGAGTAACAGCTATGCTTCTTGCTTGCAAATACGAGGAGGTTTCAGTTCCAGTTGTTGAAGACCTAGTGCTCATTTCTGACAGAGCCTACACAAAAGGGCAGATTCTAGAAATG GAAAAGTTGATTCTAAACACGCTTCAGTTCAATATGTCTGTTCCAACACCATATGTCTTCATGAGGAGATTTCTGAAAGCAGCAGATTCAGATAAACAG CTAGAGCTAGTGTCCTTTTTCATGCTGGAGCTCTGTCTGGTTGAATACCAAATGCTGAAGTACCGGCCTTCGCTtctagctgctgctgcagttTATACTGCGCAATGTGCTATCAATCGCTGCCAGCACTGGAGAAAGGTTTGCGAATCACATAGCAGATACACCGGCGACCAACTCCT TGAGTGCTCGAGGATGATGGTAGACTTTCACCAGAAGGCTGGAGCCGGCAAGCTCACCGGCGTACACAGGAAATACAGTACGTTCAAGTTTGGGTGCGCAGCCAAGGTTGAGCCTGCGCTGTTCCTGCTGGAGTCAGGAGACGCACCATCGCCACCACCTTCAGGCACAATCTAG